In one window of Spirochaetota bacterium DNA:
- a CDS encoding tRNA 4-thiouridine(8) synthase ThiI, whose product MNKKAIALYSGGLDSLLAAAIIQKQGIEVIGLHCILPSVNPETNPDSLKASQLAKQINLSLVFYRCDDEYAKVIAHPKHGYGKNANPCIDCKIFFLQKAKEYMEKLNASFIITGEVVGQRPMSQYKSMLKHIEKESGLEGLLLRPLSAKLLPPTIPEQEGIVDRNSLYGIAGRSRDKQFELAEEFGITQFQSPAGGCFLTMPQIASRVKDLIEHRSISALDLFLANVGRHYRLHEHAKIIVARNENECTILQRYKQTADF is encoded by the coding sequence ATGAACAAGAAAGCAATAGCACTATATTCAGGTGGTCTGGATAGCCTTTTAGCTGCAGCTATTATTCAAAAACAGGGCATTGAGGTTATTGGTCTCCATTGTATTTTGCCTTCCGTTAACCCGGAAACAAACCCAGACAGTCTTAAAGCTTCACAGCTTGCAAAGCAGATTAATCTTTCGCTTGTGTTTTATCGTTGTGATGATGAATATGCAAAGGTTATTGCTCATCCCAAACATGGATATGGCAAAAACGCTAACCCCTGCATTGATTGCAAAATCTTCTTTTTACAGAAAGCTAAAGAATACATGGAAAAGCTCAATGCTTCCTTTATTATTACAGGAGAGGTTGTTGGGCAGCGTCCCATGTCGCAGTATAAATCAATGCTCAAGCATATAGAAAAAGAATCCGGACTTGAAGGCCTGTTACTGCGGCCACTATCTGCAAAACTTTTACCACCCACTATCCCTGAACAGGAAGGTATCGTTGATAGAAACAGCCTTTATGGCATAGCCGGGCGTTCGCGCGATAAGCAATTTGAATTAGCAGAAGAGTTTGGTATAACTCAATTTCAATCACCAGCTGGTGGATGTTTTTTAACCATGCCCCAGATTGCTTCACGCGTAAAAGATTTAATAGAACACCGGTCAATCAGTGCCTTGGATTTATTTTTAGCCAATGTTGGGAGGCACTATCGCTTACATGAACATGCAAAAATAATAGTGGCACGTAATGAAAACGAATGCACCATACTGCAGCGCTATAAGCAAACGGCTGATTTTT
- the glp gene encoding gephyrin-like molybdotransferase Glp: protein MNMITPAEALSAILSHIMPLPVEKVHFTNALNRICAEDIISPVNIPYHTNSAMDGYAIVASDTLNASKNNPVTLPIAGEYQAGIIHAPIHVKSGQAIRIMTGAPIPPGADAVVEKESTTEDENRVTIFRQVKEGENIRQAGEDIRKGDCIVQRGTKITPAIVGLLASTGNVTVTVAQKPRVAVLATGDEIYEPGTPLQEGIVINSNAYTLMSLVQEYGGLPHYIGIARDSIEASKESLSQALSCDIIISSGGVSEGKYDFMISAIVELGFTLLVERIAMKPGKPCIFAHRGNTLYFGLPGNPVSSMVSFIEFVRPAMLAMQGAKALQKPLIKAICQEPIKRKNDGRTHFIRAIVSFEGGQATVRITGPQGSGILRSMALANCLIILPPDRLSVAQGEPVDVQLIHHPEV from the coding sequence ATGAATATGATTACGCCGGCTGAAGCCCTATCTGCTATTCTTTCACACATTATGCCTTTGCCTGTGGAAAAGGTTCACTTTACTAACGCTCTCAACCGCATATGTGCAGAGGATATTATTTCACCTGTCAATATTCCCTATCACACCAATTCTGCCATGGATGGCTATGCGATAGTAGCCAGTGATACACTCAATGCCTCAAAGAATAACCCTGTTACGCTGCCAATTGCCGGTGAATACCAGGCAGGAATCATCCATGCTCCCATACACGTAAAATCAGGACAGGCTATCCGTATTATGACGGGTGCTCCCATTCCGCCAGGTGCTGATGCCGTAGTTGAAAAAGAATCAACAACAGAAGATGAAAACAGGGTGACAATATTTCGGCAGGTAAAAGAAGGTGAAAACATTCGCCAGGCTGGTGAAGATATCAGAAAAGGTGATTGTATCGTTCAGCGGGGAACTAAAATTACACCTGCAATCGTTGGCCTTTTAGCATCAACAGGCAATGTTACAGTAACTGTCGCACAAAAACCGCGTGTGGCCGTACTGGCAACTGGTGATGAGATTTACGAACCCGGGACACCGCTACAGGAAGGGATAGTCATAAATTCAAATGCATACACACTAATGTCACTGGTGCAAGAATATGGGGGCTTGCCGCACTATATTGGTATTGCACGCGACAGTATAGAGGCAAGCAAAGAATCACTATCGCAGGCACTATCGTGCGATATTATTATTTCTTCAGGTGGTGTTTCCGAGGGCAAGTATGATTTTATGATAAGTGCCATTGTTGAACTGGGATTTACGCTTTTAGTTGAACGGATTGCCATGAAACCGGGTAAACCCTGCATATTTGCCCACCGTGGCAACACATTATATTTTGGACTGCCGGGCAATCCTGTATCGTCCATGGTGTCATTCATTGAGTTTGTGCGCCCGGCCATGTTAGCTATGCAGGGAGCAAAAGCTCTCCAAAAACCACTTATTAAAGCTATATGCCAGGAACCCATAAAGCGTAAAAACGATGGCCGTACGCATTTCATCCGTGCAATTGTGTCGTTTGAAGGTGGACAGGCAACTGTACGCATAACAGGACCACAGGGTTCAGGAATCTTGCGTTCAATGGCACTGGCAAATTGCCTGATTATACTGCCACCTGACAGGCTCAGTGTTGCCCAAGGTGAACCAGTTGATGTTCAGCTTATACATCATCCCGAAGTATAA
- a CDS encoding EAL domain-containing protein, whose protein sequence is MKNLERLITIISQNLNLDESFINNLQQSLSINEQDKEIIARMHQLITNAPDKLWDEFHAYLKGIDSFKKFFDHHSFTQNHIHALNDYFKRFASGTLDNDYILNRLKVGIQLEKYDVNPILFSTSYGNVYSYLLEYIKNSIHNDALLAPVVKAYMKIVFLDLALILYAYFFVKDKKLSESKRELAHITRSYRLIHEINDLIIRSNDEKALFENTVKILVTLGNFDLAWIGIVDNDFKVVPVASYGKTEYLDNIFISADPTIPEGNGPVGTAIREKTTVRIIYPDEDPRYVPWKERAQKYGFKSIISMPIIPDEQNDAIGAITLYSCNENFVSLGEAAMLQEVANDLSFAIRNIKRDKEYETILFSDILTGLGNVHYFTTMLSSQMKIATQQNVKLAIVTIDIDNFTAINNSIGYRQGDKILQEFAKRLSQLLHNSHLLARSSDEFYTIFPFTDDMELINFIDDLKRLSMTSYDDISNDLMLTYCIGVAVFPGDGNNADDVIQKSRVALAEAKKKGYGSVCYYSEQLFQKNIKKISLQQELRAALKNNEFELYYQPTINLTTRQISGLEALIRWHHPKRGMLAPSHFISVLESSDIIIQAGRWIVAEVSRQVQITPQLQQHGFTVSFNVSPAQFYDSNFIVDVIKSVKRSMIHPSQLQIEVTENLLMSDTAEVINTCNALQQFGINIAIDDFGTGYSSLAYLKKLPVTTLKIDASFVKGLPDNRDDVEIVKTIVLLAQSLGKRTIAEGVETREQLAFLVGLGVDEAQGYYFSKPMPMNQCLEYIHTFNSEKFFWPKR, encoded by the coding sequence ATGAAAAATCTTGAGCGATTAATAACCATTATCAGTCAGAATCTAAATCTGGATGAATCATTCATTAATAATTTACAGCAATCTTTATCAATTAATGAACAGGATAAAGAAATCATTGCACGGATGCATCAATTGATCACTAATGCCCCTGATAAACTGTGGGACGAATTCCATGCGTATTTAAAAGGTATAGACAGCTTTAAAAAATTTTTTGACCATCATTCATTTACTCAAAATCACATACATGCTCTTAATGATTATTTTAAGCGTTTTGCATCAGGTACACTTGACAACGATTATATATTAAACAGGCTAAAAGTTGGCATACAACTTGAAAAATATGATGTTAATCCAATCCTCTTTTCTACTTCATATGGGAATGTGTATTCCTATCTTCTGGAATACATAAAAAATAGTATACACAATGATGCACTGTTAGCGCCAGTAGTAAAGGCATATATGAAAATAGTTTTTCTTGATTTAGCATTGATTCTCTATGCATATTTTTTTGTAAAGGATAAAAAGCTTTCCGAATCAAAGAGAGAGCTGGCTCATATAACCAGATCATACCGTTTAATACATGAAATAAATGACCTTATCATACGTTCAAATGATGAAAAAGCCCTGTTTGAAAATACGGTAAAAATCCTTGTTACACTTGGTAATTTTGATCTGGCATGGATTGGCATTGTTGATAATGACTTTAAAGTAGTACCAGTAGCTTCGTATGGGAAGACTGAATATCTTGATAATATTTTTATTTCAGCTGACCCCACAATACCGGAAGGCAACGGTCCTGTAGGAACTGCCATACGAGAAAAAACTACTGTACGAATAATCTACCCTGATGAAGACCCCCGGTATGTACCATGGAAAGAAAGGGCGCAGAAGTACGGATTTAAATCAATAATTTCAATGCCAATTATCCCTGATGAACAAAATGATGCCATAGGTGCTATTACCCTCTATTCATGTAATGAAAATTTTGTTTCACTTGGTGAAGCAGCAATGCTTCAGGAAGTGGCAAATGACCTGTCCTTTGCCATACGTAATATCAAAAGAGATAAAGAATATGAGACTATACTTTTTTCTGATATCCTGACAGGATTGGGTAATGTCCATTACTTTACTACGATGCTCTCTTCACAAATGAAAATTGCAACACAACAAAATGTTAAGCTGGCAATAGTAACCATTGACATAGACAATTTCACTGCAATCAATAACTCAATAGGCTATCGTCAGGGTGATAAAATATTACAGGAATTTGCTAAAAGACTTTCACAATTATTGCACAATTCACACCTGTTGGCACGCAGTAGTGATGAGTTCTATACAATATTCCCTTTTACTGATGATATGGAATTAATTAATTTTATTGATGATCTCAAACGATTATCAATGACATCATATGATGATATAAGCAATGATCTCATGCTGACTTATTGCATTGGTGTTGCTGTGTTCCCGGGTGATGGAAATAATGCTGATGATGTTATACAAAAATCCAGAGTTGCTCTTGCTGAAGCTAAGAAGAAAGGATATGGTTCGGTATGCTACTATTCCGAACAACTATTCCAGAAAAATATTAAAAAGATTTCACTACAACAGGAACTAAGGGCAGCATTAAAGAACAATGAATTTGAGTTATATTATCAGCCAACAATTAATCTTACTACAAGGCAGATTTCAGGCCTGGAAGCCCTCATACGATGGCATCACCCTAAGCGTGGTATGCTGGCCCCCTCACACTTTATTTCTGTGCTGGAATCATCAGACATCATTATTCAGGCTGGCAGGTGGATTGTTGCCGAAGTAAGCCGCCAGGTGCAAATCACACCACAATTACAACAGCATGGGTTTACCGTTTCATTCAACGTATCCCCAGCACAATTTTATGATTCTAATTTTATCGTTGATGTCATAAAATCTGTAAAAAGATCCATGATTCACCCTTCACAACTGCAGATAGAAGTAACCGAAAATTTACTTATGTCTGATACAGCAGAAGTTATTAATACGTGTAACGCTTTGCAGCAATTTGGCATTAATATTGCCATTGATGACTTTGGTACTGGATATTCCTCACTAGCTTATTTAAAGAAACTTCCCGTGACTACCCTTAAAATAGATGCCTCATTTGTAAAAGGATTGCCTGACAACAGGGATGATGTAGAGATAGTTAAGACCATTGTTCTTCTGGCTCAGTCACTGGGAAAACGAACAATAGCTGAAGGTGTAGAAACCAGAGAACAATTGGCTTTCCTTGTGGGTTTAGGTGTTGATGAAGCTCAAGGGTATTACTTTTCAAAGCCTATGCCCATGAATCAGTGTCTTGAATATATACATACTTTTAATTCTGAAAAATTTTTCTGGCCAAAACGATAA
- a CDS encoding permease, with amino-acid sequence MNTLVETLQYFIVITGELIVLFIGITAIIEFIMMHISEETMQKYLSEKGLWGNAIGSVLGALTPFCACSTIPMTVGFLNAQVPFGATMSFLISSPLLNPIIIGMLAALVDVKAATLYFILIFILSVFFGFFLEKLGFQKYAKKVRVKGNVMIDYGNADQRLLPLKNKLKLSLKAGWDTLQPVLIYLLIGVAIGAGIYGYMPDNFVLRIAGPNNIFAVPVAAIVGIPLYIRAETAIPIAISLIGKGMGIGTAAALIIGGAGMAIPEMSMLAGIFKIKLVAAIVAVIFFTAVISGYVFNILL; translated from the coding sequence ATGAACACTTTGGTTGAGACATTACAGTATTTTATTGTAATTACAGGTGAGTTAATAGTTCTATTCATAGGGATTACAGCGATAATTGAATTCATTATGATGCATATTTCCGAAGAAACGATGCAAAAGTATCTATCGGAAAAAGGTTTATGGGGAAATGCTATTGGTTCAGTGCTTGGAGCCTTAACTCCATTTTGTGCCTGTTCAACTATTCCAATGACTGTTGGTTTTTTGAATGCTCAAGTGCCATTTGGTGCTACTATGTCTTTTTTAATCTCTTCACCATTGTTAAATCCTATAATTATTGGAATGTTGGCTGCTCTCGTAGACGTTAAAGCCGCAACTCTTTATTTTATTTTAATTTTTATTTTGTCTGTATTTTTTGGCTTTTTTCTTGAAAAATTAGGATTTCAGAAGTATGCAAAAAAAGTACGGGTAAAAGGAAATGTAATGATAGACTATGGTAATGCAGATCAACGACTGCTGCCTTTAAAAAACAAACTTAAACTATCATTAAAAGCCGGGTGGGATACCTTACAACCAGTTTTAATTTATTTATTAATAGGTGTTGCGATAGGTGCAGGAATTTACGGATATATGCCCGATAATTTTGTATTAAGAATTGCTGGTCCTAATAATATTTTTGCAGTTCCTGTTGCTGCAATTGTGGGAATTCCTTTATACATCAGAGCAGAAACAGCAATTCCAATAGCCATTTCACTTATAGGGAAAGGAATGGGGATTGGGACAGCTGCTGCTTTAATAATTGGGGGTGCAGGCATGGCAATTCCAGAAATGAGTATGCTGGCCGGAATATTTAAAATAAAACTTGTAGCAGCAATTGTTGCAGTAATTTTTTTCACTGCTGTAATTAGTGGTTACGTTTTCAATATACTTTTATAA